The following proteins are encoded in a genomic region of Cellulomonas sp. ES6:
- a CDS encoding isoprenylcysteine carboxylmethyltransferase family protein — MAVAAAAGALQLAVTRRARATSASLAAAALPAAAAAWLLGDALVRFRRAGTTVDPVAPTRADALVVTGANRVSRNPMYLGMAAALLAHAVARRSTVALVPVAGFVGVLTAGQIAAEEEALGARFGEPYARYRAEVPRWVDARSVRGVAAAARAMKIR; from the coding sequence GTGGCTGTCGCCGCGGCCGCGGGCGCGCTCCAGCTGGCGGTCACCCGGCGCGCCCGGGCCACGTCCGCCTCGCTCGCCGCGGCCGCACTCCCGGCTGCCGCGGCGGCCTGGCTGCTCGGCGACGCGCTGGTCCGGTTCCGGCGCGCCGGGACGACCGTCGACCCGGTAGCGCCGACCCGCGCCGACGCCCTCGTGGTCACCGGCGCCAACCGGGTCAGCCGGAACCCGATGTACCTCGGGATGGCCGCCGCGCTGCTCGCGCACGCCGTGGCCCGGCGGTCGACCGTCGCGCTCGTGCCGGTCGCCGGGTTCGTCGGGGTGCTGACGGCCGGGCAGATCGCGGCGGAGGAGGAGGCGCTCGGCGCGCGGTTCGGGGAGCCGTACGCGCGGTACCGCGCCGAGGTGCCGCGCTGGGTCGACGCCCGCTCGGTGCGCGGGGTCGCCGCGGCCGCCCGCGCGATGAAGATCCGATGA
- a CDS encoding response regulator transcription factor, giving the protein MPTETDRVRVLVVEDESVLAAVIGDYLRADGYDVAVVGDGAHALEAARSTAPHVVVLDLGLPTVDGIEVCRRLREFSDAYVVMLTARADEAEVLQGLRSGADDYMTKPFRPRELLARVRTLLRRARTPGPLAPPTREVGALTVDLRSREVALDGSPVDLTPTEFDLLACLLENTGTAMTRRALIEALRGENWFGDESLIDVHVLHLRRKLGDDAATQRFVRTVRGIGYQLGDG; this is encoded by the coding sequence GTGCCCACTGAGACAGATCGCGTGCGGGTCCTGGTCGTCGAGGACGAGAGCGTGCTCGCCGCGGTCATCGGCGACTACCTGCGCGCCGACGGTTACGACGTGGCCGTGGTCGGGGACGGTGCCCACGCGCTGGAGGCGGCCCGGTCGACCGCCCCGCACGTGGTCGTCCTCGACCTCGGGCTGCCCACGGTCGACGGCATCGAGGTCTGCCGGCGGTTGCGGGAGTTCTCCGACGCCTACGTCGTGATGCTCACCGCCCGCGCCGACGAGGCCGAGGTGCTGCAAGGTCTGCGTTCCGGCGCGGACGACTACATGACCAAGCCGTTCCGGCCGCGCGAGCTCCTCGCGCGAGTCCGCACCCTGCTGCGTCGCGCCCGCACCCCCGGACCGCTGGCGCCGCCCACCCGCGAGGTCGGCGCACTGACCGTGGACCTGCGCAGTCGCGAGGTCGCCCTCGACGGTTCACCGGTCGACCTGACGCCGACCGAGTTCGACCTGCTGGCGTGCCTGCTCGAGAACACCGGGACCGCGATGACTCGGCGCGCGCTGATCGAGGCGCTGCGCGGGGAGAACTGGTTCGGCGACGAGAGCCTGATCGACGTGCACGTGCTGCACCTGCGCCGCAAGCTCGGCGACGACGCCGCCACCCAACGCTTCGTGCGGACCGTGCGCGGCATCGGCTACCAGCTGGGCGACGGGTGA
- a CDS encoding HAMP domain-containing sensor histidine kinase: MSRPPWHRWGVALRLSVALWAVIVVTVATAGAVAWVIGPGIFHENLLQHNEDASDDATEHAEAAFGTAGSVSLAAALLLALLVSSALSIWIAGRVTRSLQPIVTAAGSVARGVYDRRVPVPGLGAEFDDVATAMNAMSERLEHVDGTRRRLLADLAHEMRTPLATLTVYVDSIEDGLREPDAKTLQVLRDQVDRLSRLAEDVSAVSLAEERRLPLRLADAAPEDLVRAAAAAANPAFAAKGVYLQVDAAVRAPAVSVDRDRIGQVLANLLDNALRHSDAGAAVVVRVRTERDAVAIAVHDTGDGIAPEHLSYVFDRFYRADTARDRDHGGSGIGLTVSRAFAEAHDGSLDAVSPGAGQGATFTLRLPIRRSRSAAVGAR, encoded by the coding sequence GTGAGCCGCCCGCCCTGGCACCGGTGGGGCGTCGCCCTCCGGCTGAGCGTCGCGCTCTGGGCGGTCATCGTGGTCACCGTCGCGACCGCCGGCGCTGTCGCGTGGGTGATCGGGCCGGGGATCTTCCACGAGAACCTGCTCCAGCACAACGAGGACGCCTCCGACGACGCGACCGAGCACGCCGAGGCCGCGTTCGGCACGGCCGGCAGCGTCTCGCTCGCCGCGGCCCTGCTGCTCGCTCTGCTCGTATCGTCGGCCCTGAGCATCTGGATCGCCGGCCGGGTGACCCGCTCCCTGCAGCCGATCGTCACCGCGGCCGGGAGTGTCGCCCGCGGGGTGTACGACCGCCGGGTCCCGGTCCCAGGGCTGGGCGCCGAGTTCGACGACGTCGCGACCGCGATGAACGCGATGTCCGAACGTCTCGAACACGTCGACGGCACCCGCCGCCGTCTCCTGGCGGACCTGGCGCACGAGATGCGCACACCCCTGGCGACCCTGACCGTGTACGTCGACTCGATCGAGGACGGGCTGCGCGAGCCCGACGCCAAGACGTTGCAGGTGCTGCGCGACCAGGTGGACCGGCTGAGTCGACTCGCCGAGGACGTCTCGGCGGTCTCCCTGGCCGAGGAGCGACGCCTGCCTCTGCGGCTCGCCGACGCCGCCCCGGAGGACCTCGTGCGTGCCGCGGCCGCGGCGGCCAACCCCGCCTTCGCGGCCAAGGGCGTCTACCTGCAGGTCGACGCCGCGGTCCGCGCCCCGGCCGTGAGCGTCGACCGCGACCGGATCGGGCAGGTTCTGGCCAACCTGCTCGACAACGCGCTGCGGCACAGCGACGCCGGGGCCGCTGTCGTCGTACGCGTACGCACCGAGCGCGACGCCGTGGCCATCGCGGTGCACGACACCGGGGACGGCATCGCCCCGGAACACCTGTCGTACGTGTTCGACCGGTTCTACCGCGCCGACACCGCCCGCGACCGCGATCACGGCGGGTCCGGGATCGGACTGACCGTCAGCAGAGCGTTCGCCGAGGCCCACGACGGGTCGCTCGACGCCGTGAGCCCGGGTGCCGGGCAGGGGGCGACGTTCACGCTCCGCCTGCCGATCCGGCGGAGCCGGAGCGCCGCAGTCGGCGCCAGATGA
- a CDS encoding peptidoglycan DD-metalloendopeptidase family protein: MRPAPRPVCAWRRLTATLVAAAVLVALAPVTGSADDLDDRRRAAQERADAAQQRSEDLQASVEGLSTELAQAVSDLAATEARLPAAQAELKAAQDELAGAERRAALVQARLTDATDQQERITAEVTESATRGEEVRASVGQLARQAYQNGGEVSPLAVVLDAQDLEDFNRRYQAATAAQRAQSEMVDELAQLAAESRQAEARLVAVTDRIADLKVEADEEVAVADQARAAAATREQEIEQLITEQRASQQRLAGMKSQAEAEQAQVERERGALETELAGIIAEQRRQAEAAAAANQPAAPGPAAPPPPSTGSGAIFANPTSINPMYVTSNYGMRLHPILGYTRLHAGIDLRTYCNTPLYAPRDATVQWAQWRNGFGNQVMLNYGTVNGQPMMSSSNHMTRSTVSAGQQVRQGDLIGYSGNTGLSGACHLHFEVYVNGSTVDPAPLLGR; this comes from the coding sequence ATGCGTCCCGCCCCCCGTCCCGTCTGCGCCTGGCGCCGCCTGACCGCCACGCTGGTCGCCGCCGCCGTGCTGGTCGCGCTCGCCCCTGTCACCGGGTCCGCCGACGACCTCGACGATCGCCGCAGGGCCGCGCAGGAACGCGCAGACGCTGCGCAGCAGCGTTCCGAGGACCTGCAGGCTTCGGTCGAGGGGCTCTCCACCGAGCTCGCGCAGGCAGTCAGCGACCTCGCGGCCACCGAGGCCCGGCTTCCGGCCGCGCAGGCGGAGCTGAAGGCTGCGCAGGACGAGCTGGCCGGTGCCGAACGCCGGGCGGCACTGGTCCAGGCCCGGCTCACGGACGCCACCGATCAGCAGGAGCGCATCACCGCCGAGGTCACCGAGTCCGCCACCCGCGGCGAGGAGGTCCGGGCCAGCGTCGGCCAGCTGGCACGCCAGGCGTACCAGAACGGCGGCGAGGTGTCCCCGCTCGCGGTGGTCCTGGACGCCCAGGACCTCGAAGACTTCAACCGCCGCTACCAGGCCGCCACCGCCGCTCAACGGGCTCAGTCGGAGATGGTCGACGAGCTCGCGCAACTGGCGGCGGAATCCCGCCAGGCCGAGGCCCGGCTCGTCGCGGTCACCGACCGCATCGCTGACCTGAAGGTCGAGGCGGACGAAGAGGTCGCCGTCGCGGATCAGGCCAGAGCAGCAGCGGCCACCCGCGAGCAGGAGATCGAGCAGCTGATCACCGAGCAGCGGGCGTCCCAGCAGAGGTTGGCCGGCATGAAGTCCCAGGCCGAGGCCGAGCAGGCACAGGTGGAGCGTGAACGCGGCGCGCTCGAGACCGAGCTCGCAGGGATCATCGCCGAGCAGCGCCGGCAGGCCGAGGCCGCCGCGGCGGCGAACCAGCCCGCAGCGCCCGGTCCCGCCGCTCCGCCGCCACCCTCGACAGGCTCCGGGGCGATCTTCGCCAACCCCACCTCGATCAACCCGATGTACGTCACGTCGAACTACGGCATGCGGCTGCACCCGATCCTTGGGTACACCCGCCTGCACGCCGGGATCGACCTGCGGACGTACTGCAACACCCCGCTCTACGCACCCCGCGACGCCACCGTGCAGTGGGCCCAGTGGCGCAACGGGTTCGGCAACCAGGTCATGCTCAACTACGGCACCGTGAACGGGCAGCCCATGATGAGCAGCTCCAACCACATGACCCGGTCCACCGTGTCGGCCGGCCAGCAGGTCCGCCAGGGCGACCTCATCGGCTACTCCGGCAACACCGGCCTCTCGGGGGCGTGCCACCTGCACTTCGAGGTCTACGTCAACGGCTCCACCGTCGACCCGGCACCGTTGCTGGGCAGGTGA
- a CDS encoding TlpA disulfide reductase family protein, which yields MRGTWRAAGLVATVVLTLAACSPSPTTGASVPDQGYVSGDGSVQTWELDERGEPVSVAGTTYQGDSVDTADWIGDVVVLNTWYAACPPCRAEAPTLAALARDRADEGVRLLGINVEDAAGAALAFEHTFDIPYPSIDDSAGTAVSALSGTVPLQAVPTTVVLDRQGRVAARIVGLAEDSTLDAVVADVLDEAGGP from the coding sequence GTGCGCGGCACCTGGCGTGCGGCGGGGCTCGTCGCGACGGTGGTGCTGACCCTTGCCGCCTGCAGCCCGTCGCCGACCACGGGTGCGAGCGTCCCCGACCAGGGGTACGTCTCCGGCGACGGCAGCGTCCAGACGTGGGAGCTCGACGAGCGCGGCGAGCCCGTGTCCGTCGCCGGCACGACCTACCAAGGCGACTCGGTCGACACCGCGGACTGGATCGGCGACGTCGTCGTGCTCAACACCTGGTATGCCGCATGCCCCCCGTGCCGCGCTGAGGCGCCCACCCTCGCCGCGCTCGCTCGAGATCGGGCGGACGAGGGAGTACGGCTGCTGGGGATCAACGTCGAAGACGCCGCCGGAGCGGCACTGGCGTTCGAGCACACCTTCGACATCCCATACCCCTCGATCGACGACTCGGCCGGCACGGCGGTGAGCGCACTGTCGGGCACTGTCCCCTTGCAGGCCGTCCCGACCACCGTCGTCCTCGACCGCCAGGGACGAGTCGCCGCCCGCATCGTCGGGCTCGCGGAGGACTCCACCCTCGACGCCGTGGTCGCTGACGTCCTCGACGAGGCCGGTGGGCCGTGA
- a CDS encoding cytochrome c oxidase assembly protein, with protein sequence MLGADFSGPALIPTAPPSLATYLAPWIQPIPVLPTVAVLLGATYLLGVARRHRRGRRWPVSRTLAFLSGCVVLLIVTGAGVEGYGYEMFSVFMFQQLTLMMFVAPLLVLGRPGTLLLHTAPHRGPGRVLLVGARHALRSPVAAAALHPAVTVPLFLLAFYGLYLTDAAGVVLSSWTGHTAIEVALLVAGVLFAAPVLSRDPLPRRQGHAGRALDVAVEMPLHAFFGVVLMMATTPVVSAFAHPPAGWEVDLVGDQQTAGALAWSYGELPTLIVLLIVLSRWHREETVSTALRDRRADRDGDAELDAYNAYLAGLADRDRRTT encoded by the coding sequence ATGCTCGGTGCGGACTTCTCGGGCCCGGCCCTGATCCCGACCGCGCCCCCGAGCCTGGCGACCTACCTCGCGCCGTGGATCCAGCCGATCCCGGTGCTTCCGACGGTCGCCGTCCTGCTCGGCGCCACCTATCTACTGGGCGTCGCCCGGCGTCACCGGCGGGGCCGGCGATGGCCGGTCAGCCGGACGCTGGCGTTCCTGAGCGGATGCGTCGTGCTGCTGATCGTCACCGGGGCCGGAGTCGAGGGGTACGGCTACGAGATGTTCTCCGTGTTCATGTTCCAGCAGCTCACGCTCATGATGTTCGTCGCTCCCCTGCTGGTGCTCGGCCGCCCCGGCACCCTGTTGCTGCACACGGCCCCGCACCGAGGACCGGGGCGGGTGCTCCTGGTCGGGGCGCGCCACGCGCTGCGGTCACCGGTCGCGGCCGCAGCACTGCACCCGGCCGTCACTGTGCCGCTGTTCTTGCTCGCGTTCTACGGCCTGTACCTGACCGACGCCGCAGGGGTGGTCCTGTCCTCGTGGACCGGGCACACCGCGATCGAGGTCGCCCTGCTCGTGGCGGGCGTGCTGTTCGCGGCACCCGTGCTCTCGCGCGACCCGCTGCCGAGACGTCAGGGGCACGCGGGTCGCGCGCTGGATGTGGCCGTCGAGATGCCGTTGCACGCGTTCTTCGGCGTCGTCCTCATGATGGCGACCACCCCCGTCGTGTCCGCGTTCGCGCATCCGCCCGCGGGCTGGGAGGTCGACCTGGTCGGCGACCAGCAGACCGCCGGAGCCCTGGCCTGGTCCTACGGCGAGCTGCCGACCCTCATCGTGCTGCTGATCGTGCTGTCCCGCTGGCACCGCGAGGAGACGGTCAGCACCGCCCTGCGCGACCGCCGCGCCGACCGGGACGGCGATGCCGAGCTCGACGCCTACAACGCCTACCTGGCCGGGCTCGCCGACCGCGACCGCCGCACCACCTGA
- a CDS encoding copper resistance CopC family protein, translating into MPHAPTPAPSRRRSPLHRLVLVPLLAVGALAVSVAPASAHSGMTGSDPADGATVDVAPDTVTLTFNEPPQALGTEVAVVGPDGTTVSEGATTVADTTVTQPLAATRPAGSYVIQWRVTSADGHPLSGELTFTAASDTGTAESAGGSTHPEPEPTEETTAPSTEETVDSAAAPGESQEEQVTWQWGPTSIGVLIAIAAAVGALVVVALRLRRRNLGASNDQHEHREP; encoded by the coding sequence ATGCCCCACGCCCCCACGCCCGCGCCGAGCCGGCGCCGGTCCCCGCTGCACCGCCTGGTCCTGGTCCCCCTGCTGGCCGTCGGTGCGCTGGCCGTGTCCGTGGCCCCGGCTTCGGCGCACTCCGGCATGACCGGGTCGGACCCCGCGGACGGCGCCACCGTCGACGTCGCGCCCGACACGGTCACCCTGACCTTCAACGAGCCCCCGCAGGCACTCGGCACGGAGGTCGCGGTCGTCGGCCCCGACGGGACGACCGTGAGCGAGGGGGCCACGACGGTCGCCGACACCACCGTCACCCAGCCCCTCGCCGCGACACGGCCGGCCGGCTCCTACGTCATCCAGTGGCGGGTGACGTCCGCGGACGGCCACCCGCTGTCCGGCGAGCTCACGTTCACGGCCGCGTCCGACACCGGGACGGCGGAGTCGGCCGGTGGGTCGACCCACCCGGAGCCGGAGCCGACCGAGGAGACCACCGCTCCGAGCACCGAAGAGACCGTCGACTCGGCCGCGGCGCCGGGCGAGTCCCAGGAGGAGCAGGTCACGTGGCAGTGGGGACCGACGTCGATCGGGGTGCTCATCGCGATCGCCGCAGCGGTCGGCGCGCTCGTCGTCGTGGCTCTGCGTCTGCGGCGGCGGAACCTCGGGGCGTCGAACGACCAGCACGAGCACCGCGAGCCGTGA